The following are encoded together in the Actinobacillus lignieresii genome:
- the trmL gene encoding tRNA (uridine(34)/cytosine(34)/5-carboxymethylaminomethyluridine(34)-2'-O)-methyltransferase TrmL — MLDIVLYEPEIPQNSGNIIRLCANCGFRLHMIEPLGFAWDDKKLRRSGLDYHEFVDIQKYKNFEDFLERAKPKRLFALTTKGEPNHSEVSYELGDFLMFGPESRGIPMAILDTLPMSQKIRVPMCKDSRSMNLSNTVAVVVYEAWRQFGYQGSVPRQPI; from the coding sequence ATGTTAGATATTGTTTTATATGAACCGGAAATTCCACAAAACAGCGGTAATATTATTCGCTTGTGTGCGAATTGCGGTTTTAGATTACATATGATTGAACCGTTAGGCTTTGCGTGGGATGACAAAAAACTACGTCGTTCAGGTTTGGATTACCACGAATTTGTCGATATTCAAAAATATAAGAATTTTGAAGATTTTCTAGAACGCGCCAAGCCAAAACGTCTATTTGCGCTGACAACTAAAGGCGAACCGAATCATAGTGAAGTGAGTTATGAATTAGGCGACTTCCTTATGTTTGGGCCGGAAAGCCGAGGTATCCCGATGGCGATTTTAGACACTTTACCGATGTCGCAAAAAATCCGAGTGCCAATGTGTAAAGACAGCCGCAGTATGAATCTCTCCAATACGGTAGCGGTTGTTGTATATGAAGCGTGGCGTCAATTCGGTTACCAAGGTTCTGTACCGAGACAGCCAATTTAG
- the tal gene encoding transaldolase has protein sequence MSQLDALREMTVVVADTGDIEAIKQYQPQDATTNPSLILSASALPQYASLIDDAVAYAKARSDDKAQQLIDAEDKLAVNIGLEILKIVPGRISTEVDARLSYDTEATIEKARQIMKLYNDVGISNDRILIKIASTWQGIRAAEVLEKEGINCNLTLLFSQAQARACAEAGVYLISPFVGRILDWYKVAEKKEYAPAEDPGVISVTNIYNYYKQYGYQTVVMGASFRNVGEITEIAGCDRLTIAPPLLKELAESNAPLVRKLEYKGEVKARPAPLTEAEFYWQHNQDPMAVEKLAEGIRKFAVDIEKLEAMLATKL, from the coding sequence ATGAGCCAATTAGATGCTTTACGCGAAATGACTGTTGTTGTTGCCGACACAGGCGACATTGAAGCTATCAAACAATATCAACCGCAAGATGCGACCACTAATCCGTCTTTAATCTTAAGTGCGTCTGCATTACCGCAATACGCTTCATTAATTGATGATGCAGTAGCTTATGCTAAAGCAAGAAGTGATGATAAAGCCCAGCAACTTATTGATGCGGAAGATAAGTTAGCCGTGAATATTGGTTTAGAAATTCTTAAAATCGTACCGGGACGTATTTCTACGGAAGTTGATGCTCGCCTTTCTTACGATACGGAAGCAACAATTGAGAAAGCTCGCCAAATTATGAAACTTTATAATGACGTTGGCATTAGTAATGATCGTATTCTTATTAAAATCGCTTCAACTTGGCAAGGTATCCGTGCGGCGGAAGTGTTAGAGAAAGAAGGTATCAACTGTAACTTAACCTTATTATTCTCTCAAGCGCAAGCTCGTGCATGTGCAGAAGCTGGTGTTTACTTAATCTCTCCGTTTGTTGGTCGTATCTTAGACTGGTATAAAGTAGCAGAGAAAAAAGAATATGCACCGGCAGAAGATCCGGGGGTAATTTCTGTTACAAATATCTATAACTACTACAAACAGTACGGCTATCAAACTGTGGTTATGGGCGCAAGTTTCCGTAACGTAGGTGAAATTACCGAAATCGCAGGCTGTGACCGTTTAACCATTGCTCCGCCATTATTAAAAGAACTTGCTGAAAGCAATGCCCCGCTTGTTCGTAAATTAGAATATAAAGGTGAAGTGAAAGCACGTCCGGCACCATTAACAGAAGCGGAATTCTACTGGCAACATAACCAAGACCCAATGGCTGTTGAAAAATTAGCGGAAGGTATCCGTAAATTTGCGGTAGATATTGAGAAATTAGAAGCAATGCTTGCTACTAAACTTTAA
- a CDS encoding ABC transporter substrate-binding protein, with product MQKFFSLSAFTLLLFSNSALAAPKTFTYCIESSPTFLNPQIGTDGATLDLAQALYNRLVDFEPGTTNLVPSLAEKWDISVDGKTYTFYLRKGVKFHKNKEFTPSRHFNADDVLFVFNRQLNKYNYFHNVSGGNYEFFLGMDMPNIIEKVEKVDTYVVKFHLKVPNSPFLANLAMDFASISSSEYADQMLKAGTPEKVDTAPIGTGPFEFAGLQKDAYVRFKAFDDYWQGRAKLDRLVFSVTPDATVRYAKLQKNECQAMPYPNPADIAQMKADTNLQVLEKSGLNIGYITFNLDKKPLDNQKVRQALNYAVNKQAILESVYQGTGSIAKNPMPPTIWGYNDEVQDYEYNPEKAKALLKEAGLENGFETELWAMPVSRPYNPNARRMAEMVQEDWKQIGVNAKIVSFEWGEYLKRMEQGEHSTGMMGWTGDNGDPDNFLNTLLSCNAVKQGSNYAHFCDKSYNDLVTQAAQEPDKVKREALYKQAQVIFKQQAPWLPIAHSTTYFPMRKEVTGYTVSPFLSHNFYRVELGNN from the coding sequence ATGCAAAAATTTTTCTCTTTATCAGCGTTTACGTTGTTACTTTTCTCTAATTCGGCACTCGCTGCACCTAAAACATTTACTTATTGTATTGAATCTTCGCCTACTTTTTTAAATCCACAAATCGGTACAGACGGGGCGACTTTAGATCTGGCGCAAGCGTTATATAACCGTTTGGTTGACTTTGAACCAGGGACGACGAATCTGGTTCCTTCATTAGCTGAAAAATGGGATATTTCTGTGGATGGTAAAACCTATACCTTTTATTTACGTAAAGGGGTTAAGTTTCATAAGAATAAAGAATTTACTCCTTCTCGTCATTTCAATGCTGATGATGTGTTGTTTGTCTTTAATCGCCAATTAAATAAATATAATTATTTCCATAATGTTTCAGGTGGAAACTATGAGTTTTTCTTAGGTATGGATATGCCTAATATCATAGAAAAAGTCGAAAAAGTGGATACTTATGTAGTCAAATTCCACTTAAAAGTGCCGAATTCGCCGTTTTTAGCTAATCTTGCGATGGATTTTGCCTCGATTTCCTCTTCGGAATATGCCGACCAAATGTTAAAAGCCGGTACGCCGGAGAAAGTGGATACCGCACCGATTGGTACCGGGCCGTTTGAGTTTGCCGGTTTACAGAAAGATGCTTATGTGCGTTTTAAAGCATTTGATGATTATTGGCAGGGTAGAGCAAAATTAGACCGCTTAGTCTTTAGCGTTACGCCGGATGCTACGGTTCGTTATGCCAAATTGCAGAAAAATGAATGTCAGGCAATGCCTTATCCGAATCCAGCGGATATTGCTCAGATGAAAGCAGATACTAATTTACAGGTATTGGAAAAATCAGGGCTGAATATCGGCTATATTACCTTTAATTTAGATAAGAAGCCGTTGGATAATCAAAAAGTTCGTCAAGCTCTAAATTATGCGGTAAACAAACAGGCGATTTTAGAATCGGTGTACCAAGGTACTGGTTCTATTGCTAAAAATCCGATGCCACCGACAATTTGGGGCTATAACGATGAGGTTCAGGATTATGAATATAATCCGGAGAAAGCGAAAGCATTATTAAAAGAAGCTGGCTTGGAAAACGGTTTTGAAACGGAATTATGGGCAATGCCAGTTTCTCGCCCGTATAATCCGAATGCACGTCGTATGGCTGAAATGGTTCAAGAGGATTGGAAGCAAATCGGGGTGAATGCCAAAATTGTTAGTTTTGAATGGGGAGAATACCTCAAGCGAATGGAACAAGGCGAACATTCAACCGGTATGATGGGCTGGACTGGCGATAACGGTGATCCGGATAATTTCTTAAATACTTTATTAAGTTGTAATGCGGTCAAACAAGGCTCAAATTATGCACATTTCTGTGATAAATCTTACAATGATTTAGTTACGCAAGCAGCGCAAGAGCCAGATAAGGTAAAGCGAGAAGCACTTTATAAACAGGCTCAAGTAATTTTTAAACAGCAAGCGCCTTGGTTGCCGATTGCACATTCAACAACTTATTTCCCGATGCGTAAAGAAGTAACAGGCTATACGGTTAGTCCTTTCTTATCGCATAACTTCTATCGAGTGGAGTTAGGAAATAATTAA
- a CDS encoding ABC transporter substrate-binding protein, with product MKKLTKLSLLPLAIAASSSAFAAPKTFVYCLEASPTYLNPQFATDGGTLDATSQTIFNRLVDFAKGETSVVPSLAEKWDVSEDGKSYTFYLRKGVKFHSTKDFKPSRDFNADDVVFSFNRQLDPNHPFHKVSGGNYEYFIGMDMGNIIQNVEKVDDYTVKINLKVPNAPFLANIAMDFASIFSAEYADKLLKAGTPEKLDQNPVGTGPFQFVDYQKDSQIRYKGFDQYWEGKPAIDRLVFAITPDASVRMAKLQKGECHAAPYPNPADLEALKKDPNINLMTKPGLNIGYLHFNTQKKPFDDVKVRQALNYAINKDAIIQSVYQGSGEKAKNPIPPTMWSYNDEVKDYDYDPEKAKALLKEAGLEKGFDTEVWAMPVSRPYNPNARRMAELIQEDWKKVGVNAKIVSYEWGEYLNRMRDGEHTTGMMGWNGDNGDPDNFLNTLLSCAAVKQGSNYAKFCHKDFDKLMTDAVQTTDKAKRTELYKQAQVLFKEQAPWVTIAHSTTYFPVRKEVKGYVISPFSLHNFYGVDLEAK from the coding sequence ATGAAAAAACTCACCAAACTCTCTTTATTGCCATTGGCAATTGCCGCCTCGAGTTCGGCCTTTGCGGCACCTAAAACATTCGTTTATTGTTTAGAAGCCTCACCTACTTACTTAAATCCTCAATTCGCAACAGATGGTGGTACGCTTGATGCGACCAGCCAAACGATTTTTAACCGCTTAGTAGATTTCGCTAAGGGAGAAACTTCAGTTGTGCCTTCTTTAGCGGAAAAATGGGATGTGTCAGAAGACGGTAAAAGTTATACCTTTTATTTACGTAAAGGGGTGAAATTCCATTCAACTAAAGATTTTAAACCAAGCCGTGATTTTAATGCGGACGATGTAGTGTTCTCATTCAATCGTCAATTAGATCCGAATCACCCTTTCCATAAGGTATCCGGTGGTAACTATGAATATTTTATCGGTATGGATATGGGCAACATTATTCAAAATGTTGAGAAAGTGGATGATTATACGGTTAAAATTAATCTAAAAGTACCGAATGCACCATTCTTAGCGAATATTGCAATGGACTTTGCTTCGATTTTCTCTGCGGAATATGCGGATAAATTATTAAAAGCGGGTACGCCTGAAAAATTAGATCAAAATCCGGTCGGTACAGGCCCATTCCAATTTGTTGATTACCAAAAAGATTCTCAGATTCGTTACAAAGGCTTTGATCAATATTGGGAAGGTAAACCGGCGATTGACCGTTTAGTTTTTGCGATTACGCCGGATGCATCGGTGCGTATGGCGAAATTACAAAAAGGTGAATGTCATGCAGCACCTTACCCGAATCCGGCTGATCTGGAGGCATTGAAAAAAGATCCGAATATCAATTTAATGACCAAACCGGGTTTAAATATCGGCTATTTACATTTCAATACGCAGAAAAAACCGTTTGATGATGTGAAAGTGCGTCAAGCGTTAAACTATGCGATTAATAAAGATGCGATTATTCAGTCTGTTTATCAAGGTTCCGGCGAAAAAGCGAAAAATCCGATTCCACCGACAATGTGGAGTTATAACGATGAAGTGAAGGATTATGACTATGATCCGGAAAAAGCCAAAGCCTTGTTAAAAGAAGCCGGATTGGAAAAAGGTTTTGATACCGAAGTGTGGGCAATGCCGGTTTCTCGTCCGTATAACCCGAATGCACGCCGTATGGCGGAGCTTATCCAAGAAGATTGGAAAAAAGTGGGTGTGAATGCCAAAATTGTGAGTTACGAATGGGGTGAGTATCTCAATCGTATGCGTGATGGCGAACATACCACCGGTATGATGGGCTGGAACGGCGATAACGGTGATCCGGATAATTTCCTGAATACTTTATTAAGTTGTGCGGCAGTAAAACAAGGTTCTAACTATGCAAAATTCTGTCATAAAGATTTTGATAAGTTAATGACCGATGCGGTTCAAACAACTGATAAAGCAAAACGTACCGAGCTTTATAAACAAGCGCAAGTACTTTTCAAAGAACAAGCACCATGGGTAACCATTGCTCACTCAACCACTTATTTCCCGGTTCGTAAGGAAGTAAAAGGTTATGTGATCAGCCCATTTAGCTTACATAATTTCTACGGTGTTGATTTAGAGGCAAAATAA
- a CDS encoding ABC transporter permease subunit — MFSFILKRLLMVIPTFLAITLITFALVHLIPGDPIEIRMGERGLDPAVHAQMMAQLGLDLPLPEQYFNYIKGIFQGDLGNSFRNNEPVLKEFFTLFPATVELAFFALLWSLIFGIFLGVIAAVKKDSWISHTVTTLSLTGYSMPIFWWGLILILYFSTPLGLPASGRLPSEYWIEAETGFMLYDTWVSDEPGAFIAAIKSLILPSIVLGTIPLAVVTRMTRSSMLEVLGEDYIRTAKAKGLNTTRIVIVHALRNALIPVVTVVGLIVGQLLSGAVLTENIFSWPGIGKWIIDAINARDYPVLQGSVLIIATIIILVNLTVDLIYGVVNPRIRHN; from the coding sequence ATGTTTTCATTTATTCTTAAACGTCTTTTGATGGTTATCCCAACCTTTTTGGCGATAACGTTAATTACTTTTGCCTTAGTGCATTTAATTCCGGGCGATCCGATTGAAATTCGGATGGGGGAACGAGGTCTAGATCCGGCAGTTCACGCTCAGATGATGGCTCAGCTCGGCTTAGATTTACCCTTACCTGAACAATATTTTAATTATATTAAGGGAATCTTTCAGGGCGATCTCGGCAATTCATTCCGTAATAATGAACCGGTGTTAAAAGAGTTTTTCACACTGTTTCCGGCAACGGTTGAATTAGCCTTCTTTGCGTTGTTATGGTCGCTGATATTTGGGATTTTCCTTGGTGTAATTGCTGCGGTGAAGAAAGATTCGTGGATTTCACATACAGTAACCACTTTATCTTTAACCGGTTATTCGATGCCGATTTTCTGGTGGGGCTTAATCTTAATTCTCTATTTTTCCACACCGTTAGGCTTACCGGCTTCCGGACGTTTACCTTCCGAATATTGGATTGAAGCGGAAACCGGCTTTATGTTGTATGACACTTGGGTTTCAGATGAGCCGGGAGCATTTATTGCCGCAATTAAATCGCTAATTTTACCTTCGATCGTGTTAGGTACTATTCCGTTGGCGGTGGTAACTCGTATGACTCGTTCTTCAATGCTGGAAGTGTTAGGCGAAGATTATATTCGTACCGCAAAAGCGAAAGGTTTGAATACCACTCGCATTGTGATTGTCCATGCGTTACGTAATGCCTTGATTCCGGTGGTTACTGTAGTGGGACTGATTGTGGGGCAGTTACTTTCTGGGGCGGTACTTACAGAAAATATTTTCTCGTGGCCGGGTATTGGTAAATGGATTATCGATGCGATTAATGCTCGTGACTATCCGGTTTTACAAGGTTCAGTACTAATTATTGCGACGATTATTATTTTAGTGAACTTAACCGTTGATTTAATTTATGGTGTTGTTAACCCAAGAATTCGCCATAACTAA
- the dppD gene encoding dipeptide ABC transporter ATP-binding protein — protein MALLTVDQLSVHFGDEKAPFKAVDRISYTINEGEVLGIVGESGSGKSVSSLAIMGLIDFPGRVTANSLEFNGNNLLALKPKEKQKIVGADVSMIFQDAMTSLNPSYTVGFQIMEALKVHQGGSKATRRERAIELLTMVGIPDPQSRLEVYPHQLSGGMSQRVMIAMAIACNPKLLIADEPTTALDVTIQAQIIDLLLELQRKENMALILITHDLALVAESAHRIIVMYAGQVVEEGKAELIFKAPLHPYTQALLKALPEFAEGKSRLQSLPGVVPGKYDRPQGCLLNPRCPYATDKCRASEPELRVLNGRQVKCHFPLNENGVPTTQQ, from the coding sequence ATGGCTTTATTAACGGTAGATCAGCTTTCTGTCCATTTCGGTGATGAGAAAGCGCCCTTCAAAGCGGTAGATCGTATTAGTTATACGATAAACGAAGGCGAAGTGTTAGGCATTGTCGGTGAATCCGGATCGGGTAAGTCGGTTAGCTCGTTAGCGATTATGGGCTTAATTGACTTCCCCGGTCGTGTGACGGCAAACTCGCTTGAGTTTAACGGCAATAATTTATTAGCGTTAAAACCGAAAGAAAAGCAAAAAATTGTCGGTGCGGACGTGTCGATGATTTTCCAAGATGCGATGACCAGTCTTAACCCAAGTTATACGGTCGGGTTCCAAATTATGGAAGCGTTGAAGGTGCATCAAGGCGGCTCAAAAGCGACTCGCCGTGAACGTGCGATTGAATTATTAACTATGGTGGGGATTCCAGATCCGCAATCTCGTTTAGAGGTGTATCCGCATCAGCTTTCGGGCGGTATGAGCCAGCGTGTGATGATCGCAATGGCGATTGCGTGTAATCCGAAATTATTAATTGCGGATGAACCGACTACCGCATTAGACGTAACGATTCAAGCTCAAATTATTGATTTATTGTTGGAATTACAACGTAAAGAAAATATGGCGTTGATTCTGATTACCCACGATTTAGCATTGGTTGCGGAATCGGCACATCGCATTATCGTGATGTATGCAGGGCAAGTGGTAGAAGAGGGCAAAGCGGAATTAATCTTTAAAGCACCGCTTCACCCCTATACGCAAGCCTTACTTAAAGCGTTGCCTGAATTTGCCGAAGGTAAATCTCGTTTGCAATCGCTGCCCGGTGTGGTTCCCGGCAAATATGACCGACCGCAAGGCTGTTTGCTGAATCCTCGTTGCCCGTATGCAACGGATAAATGTCGTGCCAGCGAGCCTGAATTACGAGTTTTAAACGGTCGCCAAGTAAAATGCCATTTTCCATTAAATGAAAATGGCGTGCCAACTACCCAACAATAA
- a CDS encoding peptide ABC transporter ATP-binding protein translates to MTDLQKNEQNAPLLDAKNLKKYYPVKQGLFAKPKTVKAVDGVSFQLERGKTLAVVGESGCGKSTLGRMLTMIENPTEGELFYKGQNFLINDKETAALRRKKIQIVFQNPYSSLNPRKKVGSILEEPLLINTDLLAAERKAKVLEMMGKVGLKPEFYDRYPHMFSGGQRQRIAIARGLMLNPDVVVADEPVSALDVSVRAQVLNLMMDLQDDMGLSYVFISHDLSVVEHIADEVMVMYLGRVVEQGETKAIFGNPRHPYTQALLSATPRLNPEQRRERIKLTGELPSPLNPPKGCAFHARCRLATEKCKAEQPQLKSYENGTKIACFMVD, encoded by the coding sequence ATGACTGATTTGCAAAAAAATGAACAAAACGCACCGCTTCTTGATGCGAAAAATTTGAAAAAATATTATCCGGTTAAGCAAGGTTTGTTTGCTAAACCGAAAACGGTTAAAGCGGTAGACGGTGTGTCATTCCAATTGGAACGAGGCAAAACATTGGCAGTGGTTGGAGAGTCCGGTTGTGGTAAATCAACCTTGGGGCGAATGCTCACGATGATTGAAAATCCAACTGAAGGTGAGTTGTTTTATAAAGGGCAGAATTTCTTAATCAATGATAAAGAAACCGCCGCATTACGCCGTAAAAAAATTCAGATTGTGTTCCAAAACCCTTATAGTTCGCTGAATCCACGTAAAAAAGTGGGCAGCATTTTAGAAGAACCGTTATTAATTAATACTGATTTATTGGCAGCAGAGCGTAAAGCGAAAGTATTGGAAATGATGGGCAAAGTCGGTTTAAAACCTGAGTTTTATGACCGCTATCCGCATATGTTTTCTGGAGGACAACGCCAGCGTATTGCGATTGCTCGTGGCTTAATGCTCAACCCTGATGTGGTGGTGGCGGATGAGCCGGTTTCGGCATTGGACGTATCGGTGAGGGCACAGGTGCTTAATTTGATGATGGATCTGCAAGACGATATGGGGTTGTCTTATGTTTTCATTTCGCATGATTTATCGGTGGTTGAGCATATTGCCGATGAAGTGATGGTGATGTACTTAGGGCGAGTGGTAGAGCAAGGCGAAACTAAAGCGATTTTCGGCAATCCTCGTCACCCGTACACCCAAGCATTACTTTCGGCGACACCCCGTTTAAATCCGGAACAACGTCGTGAGCGGATTAAATTAACCGGCGAATTACCCAGCCCGTTAAATCCGCCGAAAGGTTGTGCGTTCCACGCTCGTTGTCGTTTGGCAACCGAAAAATGCAAAGCGGAACAGCCGCAACTAAAAAGCTACGAAAACGGCACAAAAATCGCTTGTTTTATGGTGGACTAG
- the psiE gene encoding phosphate-starvation-inducible protein PsiE, translated as MKITEQFPDTITKLLRNILSVLLIILAVVLIIALVKVTYGLCVMILTSGTTVPYALAEQIVMFFLYFGFLGLISQYFKSGYHFPLRYFIYAGITAMLRLIIVDHESATNTILFAGAILLMVIALCLVLYSDKLRNI; from the coding sequence ATGAAAATTACCGAACAATTCCCCGATACTATCACTAAATTATTACGTAATATTTTAAGCGTATTACTTATCATTCTCGCCGTCGTATTAATTATTGCTCTGGTTAAAGTGACTTACGGGCTATGCGTGATGATTCTAACCAGCGGAACAACCGTTCCCTACGCTTTAGCCGAACAAATTGTGATGTTCTTCCTCTATTTCGGTTTTCTCGGCTTAATCTCTCAATACTTTAAGAGCGGCTATCACTTCCCGCTGCGTTACTTCATTTACGCCGGTATTACCGCTATGTTACGTCTGATTATTGTCGATCACGAAAGTGCAACGAATACGATTCTATTCGCCGGTGCAATCTTACTGATGGTTATCGCTCTCTGCTTAGTGCTTTATTCGGATAAACTCAGAAATATCTAA